In the genome of Variibacter gotjawalensis, one region contains:
- a CDS encoding 2-dehydro-3-deoxygalactonokinase, producing the protein MDVAWIAVDWGTSNVRAWGIAPNGDAAFGVSSDQGMSRLARADYPAVLGELLTSEIDIDGDLLDVVICGMAGARQGWCEAPYLETPARLDDLLQYAVTPDMPPSRLRPRILPGVCQRGGNDDVMRGEETQLLGLIALDPKFEGIVCMPGTHAKWVELRDRQIKRFATAITGELFEVLSVHSVLRHSLGGEIKEDERQAGTLEGLQRGIEAPEKLTSTLFRTRAGALLSGHSPSWCAGYLSGLLIGADIGGQRDWIGNAEIPLIGGATLSRTYQAGLEMIGARSRVVDATEATLTGLRASYVA; encoded by the coding sequence ATGGACGTCGCGTGGATCGCGGTCGATTGGGGCACGAGCAACGTGCGCGCTTGGGGCATCGCGCCGAATGGCGACGCGGCTTTTGGAGTTTCGTCCGATCAGGGCATGTCGCGTCTCGCGCGCGCGGATTATCCGGCCGTGCTCGGCGAATTGCTGACGTCCGAAATCGACATCGACGGCGATCTCTTGGACGTCGTGATCTGTGGCATGGCCGGCGCGCGGCAAGGCTGGTGCGAGGCGCCGTATCTCGAAACGCCGGCGCGGCTCGATGATCTCCTGCAATATGCCGTGACGCCCGATATGCCGCCGTCGCGTCTGCGTCCGCGCATTCTGCCGGGCGTGTGCCAGCGCGGCGGCAATGACGATGTCATGCGCGGCGAGGAAACGCAGCTGCTGGGTCTGATCGCGCTCGATCCGAAATTCGAAGGCATCGTCTGCATGCCGGGAACGCATGCGAAATGGGTCGAGCTGCGCGATCGCCAGATCAAGCGCTTCGCGACCGCGATCACCGGCGAATTGTTCGAAGTGCTGAGTGTGCATTCTGTGCTGCGGCATTCGCTCGGCGGCGAGATCAAAGAAGACGAGCGTCAGGCCGGAACGCTCGAAGGATTGCAGCGTGGTATCGAAGCCCCGGAAAAACTCACATCGACGCTGTTCCGTACACGCGCCGGCGCGCTGCTATCCGGACATTCGCCGAGCTGGTGTGCCGGCTATCTTTCTGGACTGTTGATCGGTGCGGACATCGGCGGCCAGCGCGATTGGATCGGAAACGCAGAGATTCCGCTGATCGGTGGGGCTACGTTGAGTCGCACCTATCAGGCCGGGCTCGAGATGATCGGCGCGCGCTCACGTGTCGTCGATGCGACGGAGGCCACGCTCACGGGCCTCCGCGCTTCTTACGTCGCGTGA
- the ileS gene encoding isoleucine--tRNA ligase, with product MTDKARDYSETLFLPQTDFPMRGGLPQKEPELLARWAKLKMYDRLRDVAKERPRYILHDGPPYANGNIHIGHALNKVLKDVVTRSQQMLGHDSNYVPGWDCHGLPIEWKVEEEYRAKGKAKPDFSDPIAINAFRAECRAFATHWLNVQREEFKRLGVEGDWDHPYSTMDFASEAVIAREIMKFAENGLLYRGSKPVMWSVVEKTALAEAEVEYEDYQSDMVWVAFPVKQTANDALKQAAIVIWTTTPWTIPGNRAISYSSRIAYALYEVESATNDFGPQKGARYIIAEKLAQEVADKAKIVFRKVADVTADDLAHVTCAHPLQALGYTFDVPLFDGDHVTDDAGTGFVHTAPGHGREDFDIWMASGKMLAGRGINPRIPYTVDEDGFYTNDAPGFGPDREGGAARVITDKGAKGDANDAVIKALIEANALVARGRLKHQYPHSWRSKKPVIFRNTPQWFIAMDQPFDYAGKGGATSRAGSNQPTLRDVALASIKETQWVPAAGENRINGMIANRPDWVVSRQRAWGTPISVFVAKRDLPQHGLKEKDVLRDARVNQRIYDAFLAEGGDAWFADKSGARFLQPDFDPADFEKVTDVIDVWFDSGSTHAFTLEDPVAFPQLAGTKRKVDGGNDTVMYLEGSDQHRGWFHSSLLESCGTRGRAPFDVVLTHGFVLDENGRKMSKSLGNTTAPQDIIKTSGADILRMWVCASDYADDLRIGPEILKGTAETYRKLRNTIRWMLGSLAHFRPEDRVAVDTMPELERLMLHRLAEVGEQVEQAYRDFDYKRIFATLAAFMNIDLSAFYFDIRKDTLYCDPISSVTRKAALTVIDRLFEHTVRWLAPMLCFTADEAWIARHPGDTNSVHLETFAELPAGWRNDGLAEKWRKVRSVRRVVTGALELERAQKRIGSSLEAAPAIHIADAELFAAVSDIDFAEVCITSAATLVSGEGPADAFRMPEVPGVSVVSQRADGQKCARSWRYFDPATADAAYPDITPRDAVAMREWEALPKGAE from the coding sequence ATGACCGACAAAGCACGCGACTACAGCGAAACACTATTTCTGCCGCAGACGGATTTCCCGATGCGCGGCGGCCTTCCGCAGAAGGAGCCGGAGCTGCTCGCGCGCTGGGCGAAGCTCAAGATGTACGACCGGCTGCGCGATGTCGCGAAAGAGCGCCCGCGCTACATCCTGCATGACGGCCCGCCCTACGCGAACGGCAACATCCATATCGGCCACGCCCTCAACAAGGTGTTGAAAGACGTCGTCACGCGTTCGCAGCAGATGCTCGGCCACGACTCCAACTACGTGCCGGGCTGGGATTGTCACGGTCTGCCGATCGAGTGGAAGGTCGAGGAAGAGTATCGCGCGAAGGGCAAGGCTAAGCCTGACTTCTCCGATCCAATCGCGATCAACGCATTCCGTGCCGAATGCCGCGCCTTCGCGACGCATTGGCTCAACGTGCAGCGGGAAGAGTTCAAGCGTCTCGGCGTCGAAGGCGATTGGGATCATCCCTACTCGACGATGGATTTCGCCTCCGAAGCGGTCATCGCGCGCGAGATCATGAAGTTCGCCGAGAACGGCTTGCTGTATCGCGGCTCGAAGCCCGTGATGTGGAGCGTCGTCGAGAAGACCGCGCTCGCCGAGGCCGAAGTCGAATACGAAGATTATCAGAGCGACATGGTGTGGGTCGCGTTTCCGGTGAAGCAAACCGCGAACGACGCACTCAAACAAGCCGCAATCGTCATCTGGACGACGACTCCCTGGACGATCCCGGGTAACCGCGCGATCTCGTATTCGTCGCGTATCGCCTACGCGCTCTATGAGGTCGAGTCGGCAACGAACGATTTTGGCCCGCAGAAAGGCGCGCGCTACATCATCGCGGAGAAACTCGCGCAGGAAGTCGCCGACAAGGCGAAGATCGTGTTCCGCAAGGTCGCGGATGTGACGGCGGACGATCTCGCGCACGTTACCTGCGCGCATCCGTTGCAAGCGCTCGGCTACACGTTCGACGTCCCGCTATTCGACGGTGATCACGTCACCGACGACGCCGGCACGGGCTTCGTCCACACCGCGCCGGGCCACGGCCGCGAAGACTTCGATATCTGGATGGCGAGCGGAAAAATGCTCGCCGGTCGCGGCATCAACCCGCGCATCCCGTACACGGTCGACGAAGACGGCTTCTACACTAACGACGCGCCGGGCTTCGGGCCGGATCGCGAAGGCGGCGCTGCGCGGGTCATCACCGACAAGGGCGCGAAAGGCGATGCGAACGACGCCGTGATCAAGGCACTGATCGAAGCCAATGCGCTGGTCGCGCGCGGCCGCCTCAAGCATCAGTATCCGCATTCGTGGCGCTCGAAGAAGCCGGTCATCTTCCGCAATACGCCGCAGTGGTTCATCGCGATGGACCAGCCGTTCGACTACGCGGGCAAAGGCGGCGCGACATCGCGCGCCGGCAGCAATCAGCCGACGCTGCGCGATGTTGCGCTTGCGTCAATCAAGGAAACGCAGTGGGTGCCGGCGGCGGGCGAGAACCGCATCAACGGCATGATCGCGAACCGGCCGGACTGGGTCGTCTCGCGTCAGCGCGCCTGGGGCACGCCGATCAGTGTGTTTGTCGCCAAGCGCGACTTGCCGCAACACGGGCTGAAAGAAAAAGACGTGCTGCGCGATGCGCGCGTCAATCAGCGCATCTACGACGCATTCCTCGCCGAGGGCGGCGATGCGTGGTTCGCCGATAAATCCGGCGCGCGCTTCCTCCAACCCGATTTCGATCCGGCGGATTTCGAGAAAGTCACGGACGTCATCGACGTGTGGTTCGACTCAGGGTCGACGCACGCCTTCACGCTAGAAGACCCGGTCGCGTTCCCGCAGCTCGCGGGCACGAAACGCAAGGTCGACGGCGGCAACGACACCGTCATGTATCTCGAAGGTTCGGACCAGCATCGCGGCTGGTTCCACTCCTCACTGCTGGAAAGCTGCGGCACGCGCGGCCGCGCACCGTTCGATGTCGTGCTGACGCACGGCTTCGTGCTCGACGAGAACGGGCGCAAAATGTCGAAGTCGCTCGGCAACACGACGGCGCCGCAGGACATCATCAAGACTTCGGGCGCCGACATCCTGCGCATGTGGGTCTGCGCCTCCGACTATGCGGACGATCTGCGCATCGGCCCGGAGATCCTGAAGGGCACGGCGGAAACTTATCGCAAGCTGCGCAACACAATCCGCTGGATGCTCGGCTCGCTCGCGCATTTCCGTCCCGAGGATCGCGTCGCGGTCGACACGATGCCGGAGCTTGAGCGGCTGATGCTGCATCGTCTCGCCGAAGTTGGCGAACAGGTCGAGCAGGCGTATCGCGATTTCGACTACAAGCGCATTTTCGCGACGCTCGCGGCCTTCATGAATATCGACCTGTCAGCGTTCTACTTCGACATCCGCAAGGATACGCTCTATTGCGATCCGATCTCGTCGGTGACGCGCAAGGCGGCGCTGACCGTGATCGACCGTCTGTTCGAGCACACAGTGCGATGGCTCGCGCCGATGCTGTGCTTCACGGCGGACGAGGCGTGGATCGCGCGGCATCCGGGCGACACGAATTCGGTGCATCTCGAGACCTTCGCGGAGCTTCCGGCAGGTTGGCGTAACGACGGGCTGGCCGAGAAGTGGCGCAAGGTGCGCAGCGTACGCCGCGTCGTCACCGGCGCGCTGGAGTTGGAGCGCGCGCAGAAGCGGATCGGCTCGTCGCTCGAAGCCGCTCCGGCGATTCACATTGCGGACGCGGAATTGTTTGCGGCCGTCTCCGATATCGATTTTGCCGAAGTGTGCATCACGTCGGCCGCGACTTTGGTTTCGGGCGAAGGTCCGGCGGATGCGTTCCGCATGCCCGAAGTGCCGGGCGTTTCTGTCGTGTCGCAGCGCGCCGACGGGCAAAAGTGCGCGCGATCGTGGCGCTACTTCGATCCGGCGACCGCCGATGCGGCCTACCCCGACATCACGCCACGCGACGCGGTCGCGATGCGCGAGTGGGAAGCGCTGCCGAAAGGCGCGGAGTAA